Proteins encoded in a region of the Pelmatolapia mariae isolate MD_Pm_ZW linkage group LG6, Pm_UMD_F_2, whole genome shotgun sequence genome:
- the LOC134628442 gene encoding protein phosphatase 1 regulatory subunit 29-like, giving the protein MASRLSPLSPTLCLSLLLPALLLLHLSGTVKGDCWLIEGEKGYVWLAICSQNQPPYETIPQHINSTVHDLRLNENKLKAVLFTSMYRFTNLTDLNLTKNEISYIEDGAFAGQANLQVLQLGYNKLTNLTEGMLRGLGRMQCLFLQHNLIEVIATNAFWECPNLNSLDLSSNKLARLDPSTLTVLSRLTVCELGGNPFHCGCELYSFLTWLDEFNNVTRTYDRLQCETPPEMTGYPLLSPGYGNGRNARNILLSMCRDGVIIPGMTSQMPDQDGSGMGLDQDQGVYHQPTTSSTADPIYNPQISMKLQTVAPYTASLIVKIPHPYSKMYVLSRYNNTSLEEDISLKSSKATITLKGLKPQTNYTCCVASVRKSQKYNHTCMSFTTRATGPLDHRTNPSTTTHYIMTILGCLFGMVIVLGFVYYCLRRRRIQEEKEKAISVKKTILEMRYGPEAAAAVVNDPNAMQRLQEQAHHQHHHSGGTGAKLPQSASSSTGMLHGSANTSSSRLSTLPQVEKMATAFSEAMGGKGNYMDIRTTGMAGEGREAVMAAGGAGPGGEIVVDMRGGAENGTEAGEDSDDDGRGSASEISTIAKEVDKVNQIINNCIDALKLDASANAVTTADNTSSVSSQPPCIASLPRNLLPLSPGHPGDQIMASSPKVHPKPHLQPHPQPHPQPIPQPHPQPHPQSHSQPHPQLHQQPHPPSMAPVPLVMPLSERPGISGGGFLSPPYRDPPPANAVRPLQRQLSADTAAVKNRCGPPSAGSAKNTRVFSVDIPEQRSDPPKYPGEKGSPVGCVGAGGSGGGGGIGGCNGNGMGNINGGGVSLNGGGMGCNSGNGGGAVSSGQQQQQHLEVQPDYHSSEHRHSFPALYYEGGNESPSPSQKASFLKPLGRTKRDATSTYSQLSPSRHHNYNSGYSSSPEYSSESTLRIWERFRPYKKSPREEASYIAAGHALRKKVQFAKDEDLHDILDYWKGVSAQQKL; this is encoded by the exons ATGGCCAGCAGACTGTCCCCTCTCTCTCCAACCCTGTGTCTCTCGCTCCTGCTCCCTGCACTGTTGCTCCTCCACCTGTCTGGCACAGTGAAAGGGGATTGCTGGCTGATAGAGGGGGAAAAAGGTTACGTTTGGCTTGCTATCTGCAGTCAGAACCAGCCTCCATATGAGACCATCCCCCAGCACATCAACAGCACG GTGCATGACCTGAGGCTGAATGAGAATAAACTCAAGGCCGTGCTCTTTACCTCCATGTACCGCTTTACAAACCTTACTGACCTCAATCTAACCAAGAATGAAATCAGCTACATTGAAGATGGCGCCTTTGCTGGACAGGCCAACCTACAG GTTCTTCAGCTGGGCTACAACAAACTAACCAACCTGACTGAGGGCATGTTGAGAGGTCTGGGTCGAATGCAGTGCCTCTTCTTGCAACACAACCTCATTGAGGTCATTGCCACCAATGCCTTCTGGGAGTGTCCCAACCTCAACAGCCTAGACTTATCTTCCAACAAGTTGGCCCGTCTTGACCCATCTACTTTAACGGTTCTCAGCAGGCTGACAGTATGTGAACTAGGTGGAAACCCGTTCCACTGTGGCTGCGAGCTTTACAGTTTTCTCACTTGGTTGGATGAGTTTAACAATGTCACCCGCACCTATGACCGTCTCCAGTGTGAAACACCTCCAGAAATGACTGGTTATCCACTCTTGAGCCCCGGGTATGGAAATGGAAGAAATGCTCGGAACATACTTTTATCAATGTGTCGTGATGGTGTGATAATTCCAGGGATGACCTCTCAGATGCCAGATCAAGATGGCTCAGGGATGGGTTTGGACCAAGACCAAGGTGTGTACCATCAGCCAACCACCTCATCCACTGCTGACCCTATCTATAACCCTCAAATTTCAATGAAGCTTCAAACAGTCGCCCCGTACACAGCTTCACTAATAGTCAAGATCCCACATCCCTACAGTAAGATGTATGTTCTCTCCCGGTATAACAACACTTCTCTTGAAGAGGACATATCCCTCAAGTCAAGCAAAGCTACGATAACTTTGAAGGGGCTGAAACCACAGACCAATTACACCTGTTGTGTGGCTTCTGTAAGGAAGTCTCAAAAGTACAACCACACCTGTATGTCTTTTACCACACGAGCTACTGGGCCACTGGACCACCGAACGAATCCTTCCACAACAACCCACTACATCATGACCATCCTGGGATGTCTGTTTGGCATGGTCATTGTTCTTGGATTTGTCTATTACTGTCTGAGGCGCCGACGCATCcaggaagagaaggaaaaagcaATTAGTGTGAAGAAAACAATTTTGGAAATGAG GTATGGCCCAGAAGCAGCTGCAGCTGTAGTCAATGACCCAAATGCCATGCAGCGTCTTCAGGAGCAGGCTCACCACCAGCATCACCATTCAGGCGGTACAGGAGCCAAGCTACCCCAGTCTGCCTCCTCTAGCACAGGCATGCTTCACGGTTCAGCCAACACCAGTTCTTCCCGCCTCTCCACCTTGCCACAGGTGGAAAAAATGGCCACTGCCTTCTCTGAGGCTATGGGTGGCAAGGGTAACTACATGGATATAAGGACAACAGGAATGGCAGGGGAAGGCAGGGAGGCAGTGATGGCAGCTGGAGGAGCAGGGCCAGGAGGGGAAATAGTTGTGGATATGCGAGGTGGGGCTGAGAATGGGACGGAGGCTGGGGAGGATTCAGATGATGACGGTCGTGGCTCAGCATCAGAGATCTCCACCATTGCCAAGGAGGTCGATAAGGTGAACCAGATCATCAACAACTGCATTGATGCCCTGAAGCTGGATGCCTCAGCTAATGCTGTGACCACAGCTGACAATACCAGTTCTGTGTCCTCCCAGCCTCCTTGCATAGCATCGCTCCCGCGCAACCTTCTCCCCCTCTCTCCAGGTCACCCTGGAGATCAGATCATGGCTTCCTCTCCAAAGGTGCACCCTAAGCCTCACCTTCAACCTCATCCACAACCTCATCCTCAGCCAATTCCTCAACCACATCCTCAGCCACATCCTCAGTCCCATTCTCAGCCTCATCCACAGCTCCATCAACAGCCTCACCCGCCTTCAATGGCCCCAGTGCCCCTGGTCATGCCCTTATCTGAGCGGCCTGGTATCAGCGGGGGTGGATTTCTCTCCCCTCCTTACCGTGATCCACCCCCAGCCAATGCAGTGCGGCCCCTTCAGAGGCAACTGAGCGCAGACACTGCTGCGGTTAAGAACCGCTGTGGCCCCCCTTCTGCAGGCTCTGCCAAGAACACAAGAGTGTTTAGTGTGGACATCCCTGAGCAGCGCAGTGATCCTCCCAAGTACCCAGGAGAAAAGGGTAGCCCCGTGGGTTGTGTTGGAGCGGGAGGaagtggaggaggtggtggaaTAGGAGGCTGTAACGGAAATGGAATGGGAAATATTAATGGCGGAGGCGTGAGCTTAAATGGGGGAGGAATGGGATGTAATAGCGGGAATGGAGGTGGCGCTGTAAGCTCTggacagcagcaacagcagcacttGGAAGTTCAGCCAGACTATCATAGCTCTGAGCACCGCCACTCCTTTCCTGCACTCTACTATGAGGGTGGCAACGAATCGCCTTCACCATCCCAAAAGGCTTCGTTTCTCAAGCCACTTGGGCGCACCAAGAGGGATGCCACATCCACCTACTCCCAGCTCTCACCTTCTCGTCACCACAACTACAACTCTGGCTACTCTTCCAGTCCAGAGTACTCATCTGAGAGCACACTGCGAATCTGGGAGCGATTCCGACCTTACAAGAAAAGCCCTAGAGAGGAAGCGTCCTATATAGCAGCAGGGCATGCTCTGCGCAAGAAGGTGCAGTTTGCCAAGGACGAGGACCTTCATGATATTTTGGACTACTGGAAAGGTGTTTCCGCCCAGCAGAAGCTGTGA